The genome window cgccctctagctgcaaaaaaaattacataccgTGCCTTTAATGTTCTGTTTCTGCTGAAGTTTTTgtttgtacatattttttttccttACAGTAAGAGATTTtgaaaataagattaaaaaataaataaaagacaatttttatccagcaagggtgcattaaatttattaaaagttacaattacagtgttacaaaatattttgatGTAAAAAACACCTGCTCTTCTGTTCTATTGatcaaaaaatactgaaatagaAGTAAGCAGCagaactattttctatttaataATAATTGGAAATAATTGTAATATGTTTTCCACAATATCATGATTTTTCAAATAGGAGCATaggagacttctttgaaaaaatatacactaccattcaaaagtttgggatcagacaGATTTGTAATGCTTTTCAAAGAAGCCTCTTATGCTTAGCAAAGTTGCATTAAatcaaaaatgcagaaagaacagtaatattatgaaatattattgcaatttaaaaaatggtttactattattatacttatatacttatactatttatttattcctgtgctacaaagctgaattttcagcatcattactccagtcttcattgtcacatgatcctttagaagtcattctaatatgctgattttatttccaacattaataataaatcagcatattgttaataaatcaaaatgatttctgaaggatcatatgacactgaagactggagtaatggatgatgaaaattttaaaatatttaataagtaaatgcagccttgatgagcataaaaacattaaaaaaaaaaacattaaaaatcttactgatcacaaacttttgaacagtagtgtataaaatCTTACCAGCCCCAAAATATTGAACGTTAGTGTTAAAATCAGTTATATTAAGTAAGCCGTCAACTAGGCCATCCTCATGGTTTGCACCTTTTAGAAAATCAACCTACAAAGGACAAAAGGTGACACACTTCACCTTTTCAAAGGGTTCATAAAAAGGGATTATCTGCGATCTTTAATTGATAAGGGTTTAGTGCGTCTGTTCCACTGTTAATCTCAGTGGTAGGCTGTTTAAGTCTATTTAGGAAGGTCGGATCTCATGATCAGTCCCTTAATGATTTCCCCATGAGATTTTTAGTAGCGATCTCCCTATCCCCACAATGACATTTCTACTGCATGATTTGCTGTACTTTTGTTTGTGTACTAAACAGGAACTCACGTCGAGCCAAACTGTAAGTGTTTTTCAGTGTTCATTCAGCAGTTGGGCCCAGGATCATGACTGCGCTCCAGCGGTTCCTCCTAAGATCGATTCATCCCATTAAACAGACAGGGATTTAGATTAGATGGACTCGACAGCATACTGCCTCCCTCTATAACAAGATTGCCTCCGCTTGTATTGAGACGGTGCAGCCAGGATTAGAGAACTGGATCGAGAGAGGGACCCATTCACCCGTAGTTTATAAATAAAGTGATGGGATTTCATACAGGCAGCCAGTGCTGAAGTCACTCTCACACTCTCTAACCTTACCCATCCTGCATCTTTGATTAAtgtgtgaaaaaccttttaatcCCCACGCACGGCCGTAATCCTTTCCACTTCCGCTCGGAAGAGCTGGGATGTTACTGCATGAGCGTCATCTGTGCAGCTCAGGAAACGCACTTCCTAAAATGCCAGAATCTTTCCCTTACGATTTCCTCAGGAAATGTGTAGATGGTTGGGAACCGTCCTGCTTCTCCCCATCTTTCAGCTCATTTCGCTTGATAACGGTCTAACAAGCTGCGGCTTAACCTCCTGTGCCTCATTTCTCACTCATTACGTTGATGTTGTACCATGTTTGTCATGTTTACCCTCTTTGTTTTGCATTTCCACAGCCTCCAGAGAAGTACCTCCTCCCTGAGGTTAACATAAATGACTATGGGAAGAAGTGTGTGGTAATAGACTTGGATGAAACTCTGGTGCACAGCTCGTTTAAGGTAATTCATTAATTATTGTCTGTTAGTCTGGATCTTTTTCAGGTGTTTCCCAAACAAAAACAACCAGAGATGGACTGCAGATGCAGTGTAACTGTGACTTCTCTGTGTAATTTGCTCAGTGACTGTGACCCGCCATGACCTATTTTGCGTTAGGGATATATGTATGCGGGCAGAGCTTCCTGTGATGCTTAGTGACGGCCCAGTCAGGCCTCATTTGTCTCTGCTGCTAGTAGGAGGAGAGTTGAAGAGCAACACTGATTGTGAAACTCAGTATTACACTTCAGCATCTTGATCTGTGTATGGAGTAGGAATGCACCGAGATGTAAATTCTGGGCCGAAACCGGAAATTCTGCATGCATTTGGCTGATAACCGAAACTGAAAATGCTTgctaatgttattttattaaataatataaagtaATTTTGTAATATAAGGTAATTTTGTCTTTTCAATTCAACTTAATTTTAATGGTACTGAAAAAAACAAGCCAGTTAAATAGCCACACTTATTGAAATTAACACAGTAAAATTAGAcaaatacagtagtcaacatttgaagtggttCAAAAGAGTTAATCAAAGTCATCCTAAGATAAGAACAGGTATTGGATTTAGGATTACTTTGATGAAAGGtcttgatccacttcaaatgttggctATATATTACTATAtgatttttatttagttctaTGCAATATGTTTTCGGCTCATATTTTTGGATATTTTCCTCTTTCTGCCAAAAACCAAATATGCAACTTTTCAGTGGCCgaaatttcggtgcatccctaagtATGAAGTTCAGTAATTTAGTGTGGGGCAGAGTTATTTATGTAGTTAACTTTATAAATAGttaacaaaaacaaactaaaaaccatcaaaaagtatttttgttacttgaaatgaaataaaacaaaattataacATAAACTGAATTAATTGTTAacaaaaacaagctaaaaaccattaaaaatcattTCTCATTTGGCCAAAAACCAAACATTTTCAGTGTCTGAAATTTTCTTATCTCTAAGTATAAAGCTTAGTAATTTAGTGGTAACTAAATAAATAGttaaacaaactaaaaacatttttgttacttgaaataaaataaaataaatagttcacaaaaacaaactaaaaaccaTTTCTTATTTCTTAAAATGCTTTTTGAAAAATTTTGGGTGGATCCCTAAGTATGAAGCTCAGTAATTTAGTGTGGGGGAGTGTTATTTATGTAGTTAACTAAATAAATAGTTAACAAAAACTAcgcttccattccggcgtaatagtcaaggaagtttgctgccgtaacatggccgaagcaggcgcagtaatatcacgcagcacatgtgcaaatgctaacccagctgggaactaatttcaggcgctgcgtgatattactgcgcctgcttcggccatattatggcagcaaacttccttgactattacgccggaatggaagtgtagttcctaaacttatcggcctagaaaattgcagctttacattttccgctggtcttagtacacgatataactacagaagagtcaagttttaaataggacaaatatcgaaactcgttggtcatttttgaacgtgatgctattggtctaataggattcaattatctatgctaagctatgctaaaagtgatatcgccagaacaggagaacggctgaatggatttcaaaacagtaaaactcaacttattaactcagcgggagttggagaatgagcctatttccaaaaaaaagtggactgttcctttaagtcttattttgacgtaacaaagtggttatatctaagtgtgtcaGTTGTTTACTAATGTGACTTACCCccattcacatttatttattcatttatttattggtctCAAGCCGCAAACTGTTCAGTTAACAAGCAAAAACAAATTCATATGTCAGGCTTTGCAGGGTAAATGCCTTGAAGTCCACTGATTTCAGTCATGCAAAGGACAAATATTTAAAGTGCTCAGGTCTCAAACCTCCCTCACACGTGattattaatatttgattagGCAGGTTTATGTTGAAAGCGCATGGACGCCCTCTGCTGTTTAGCACTGCACCTTCATTTTGCTTATGcaaaatataagtaaataaagCTTATCTCACATCAATAATCTCTGATCGCTGTCATCAGCTGTTATTAGTTTGTggttgtgtaatatttaaggaTAGTAACTGTCATGTTTAAGTTATTCAGGATAATGTTTAATAGTACTGTCAGTAAAGCCGTGAGaagtttaaaatgttatttttgtaaaATCCAGTGATAAAACCAGTGATAAGAACATTATAATTAATGGATTCATATATCAAATGCAATTTGATACGGTTTATTCTTGGCTTTTAAAAGAAATATTCTGTACTAATGTTTAGAACAAAAGTGAATAAAACTGTCGGTAATCACGAAGCTTATTAAGCCAGTGCATGACAAACCAGTACATGAATATGCAATGAGATAAGTGTTAAGTCTTCAGTTGAATATCTGCTTTATTGGAAGGATATTTCAGAAAGCATGTGGGTCATAACTCATCTGTGTTGTGTTTGTTTCTGTCTCGCAGCCCATTAGCAACGCTGATTTCATTGTCCCAGTGGAGATCGACGGCACAGTGCATCAGGTACAGTATGGAAACACACACAGGTTTCATATTACACTGACGTCAGATTGCTGAAGATGTGAACCTTTGAGCAATTATAAATGCTTTAGTGTATTCTGTAGCAGTTATGAAGCCATTTATGGGTTTTATGTCAGTGTACACTTTATTAGATGAAGTGATGAACATGGCTGAGTGACTGTTCCCTTGTTCAAGTAATCCAGGATAGGCTGTCTGTCCCGGGAGGCCTATTCATGATTACTTGCACTAGGTGGCAGCCGTTTGTCTTCATGGAGCTCATGCAAATCATCTGTGCTTGACTTGTGTTTCTTAGGGTTTTGACATTCAGACTGAATAACAAGAAAATAACTTCTATTGTATTATATTGTTATTCTGTTGTATCTTATagtgtaacactttacaataagatgttatttgttaacattagttaatgaactaacatgaacaaacaatgaacaatacattcaATTCTTTGttgatctttgttaatgttagttaatgaaaattgcattaactaatgttgccaaacacaacttgtgattttaataatgcattagtaaattctGAAAtcaacattaagattaataaatgctgtagaagtatagttcatgttaactaatgttaactaatgaaccttattgtaaggTGTTGTAAAGTTGTTTTATTAAGATTTAGctttattgtaatgttttattttatgaagATTTAgtaaattttaatgtatttattgtgtattataCAAATTTTCATATTATGTTTTGTAGTGTATTGTTTTATACGAATGTTACTGTATGTTATATGTTCTAAGGATTTAGGATTATTCTTAGGATAAGGATTATAAAGGTTCAGTTTATCATTTAAATTTGGTAAATGGTTCAgtgtataaaaatattttttgttccagAAATGTTAATATTGTTTATTATGAAAATGTGttgtacatttacatattatacaTACATGCATTGTTTTAAAAAGGATTTTACTAACATGTTTACTAACATTAAGGTTTTAAAGCCCTATGAAatacgtattattattattattatttttagttttttaataattaatttttttttactaaattctgttttccattaattttctggattccaattaaatggttttattcaattttaataatcaaaagcatctctaattaattgattttattggggggagaaaaaaataaagagaaaataaagTTTTAGTATTGGTAGTAgtgctatcattacattaagtaatatttttctgtcacaatttattcaagttaaaccaaacttttattttgctgtttattattattgtgttctATATCATAAAGATTCGGTTTATCATTTAAATTTACTTAATTTGCTCtactatatttcattttttattttgttttgttaatattttactttttttaagtgtATTATCATATTATGCATTTTATAATGTATTGTTTTCTAAATATTCGAGTATTATATGTTATGAAGAGTTGTAAGGATTATATTTAATAAAGCTTAcaaagttttgtattttaataaatgcatttttattattaaatttgacTTTAATTGCtctattgtattattttatatttttatattattatattatgaacatttattatatttaaaattgacTTACATGGCGGTTTATCACATTACTgtattatatattgtattttttattgttttataattattttattacatgtATTATGACTTTGAAATCATTTAAACTGACTAAGATGGCTCACAATGTCTCTTTTTTAGGTGTATGTGCTCAAAAGACCTCACGTTGACGAGTTCCTGCAGAAAATGGGCGAGCTGTTTGAATGTGTGCTTTTCACAGCCAGTCTAGCCAAGGTTTGTCCACCACTCTATGACACTGACTCATCTAATGTCGACAAACATGTCAAAAAAACTCAGCAGCCGGTCAGCACCTCATAACACAGTGTACacagggttcgtacgggtgcttgaattccttgaaaatgcttgaattttaatgtagtgttttcaaggtttgaaaaatgcttggattttggattaagtgcttgaaagtgcttgaatatgcagttgcatcggtttcatattaatttGCTTTCATACttaatagttattttttgttagacttataaaatgtaaaagaaaaataaCCCAAACAGCTCCGCTGGAGTCTGCACGTGTGGCTGTAGTGAGATCCGCCGGTCTTTTTTGAtgcgcgccctctgatggaacagagcgggAGATAAAACTTGCCGTGAGGTTGTTGAAATacaaattatgtttaaaacgagaactcggggctcgcaaaatcgccagcccgacgtcccggtccttaaaaactcctcaaattAGCTGTaccaaatttaaggccataaaaagttttaaatatattgaatagtattaaaataaaagGTTTAATCTTTATGAGGTCTTACAGTTAGGGACGGAAAGACGTCAATCgagattaaacttcaaaaggcaatgatgccATATTCATGAGGCAATGTCACTGAATAAATATGCACTCTGCACGTTTCAATGGTTTACAAGTCAAAATGCGtacggatgtctttatataaaTGTATCCGAATAgaaactgtcctcagaaacgtgtctttggcatttccatttcatgcctgataaaacagcgtaaATGCTGCTTTGTTTTCAgctgttactagggaaaccgttaATATTTCAGCTCCTAAAGCGCCACCTCGTGACGAAGAATGAATTTGCGAATTTTCAGCTGTTTGTAGTCAGATTATTTCTAATAATCGACCCATGTTTTAATGCAGCAAatacatagagttgtaaatgtgaaagaacttaatgtgctttctaaaaatataaacaattaagacagtgttatttatgttttaaataaatataatcaattatatacttgatttatcccttttaatggtataaaggctgaaatgccattgtataagatgttttgtttttgtgacaatctgaatacatattaatttatatatcatgtcattttatggcttaatatgttaccgtcCATTGTCCaacccactcatactgtgttcattttacttgtgcagctcttaaaaagggtcataaattgcctaaatttatattaaaaaaattatgcagatacactgtaactagtgaaaaaataataattccttgatatttgttgatatttgtgaattgaaaatatttttgattgacatttagactcctatctgattttctgttTAGAAATggtcttttttatttgggctagttaaattttattattaattatatggtTTCTTTTTGACAatcttttagtacttttaggctgaaatgtgagatgtatttgtgaaaaactttCAAGTTTTAGAAACTTTTAGAaacttttcacacacacacacatatatatatatatatatatatatatatatatatatatatatatatatatatatatatatatatatttacagtcattttatatcaGTCACTAATActttaccatagacattgccctactccactcatacagtattacttttatttgtgcaggtctttaaaagcctttaaattttatttttaaaatactgcaGATACTCTGTAAATAATATGAATTAAATATTTGGTCCCAcgttacattaggtggccttaactactattacatttaaattaattatttgttccaatgtactttttgtgtacattcatgtttttacattgtacttacctttaaaaaaaaaaaaaaaaaaaaaactatgtaattgtaatatgtaattacatttgtaattaatttctgtaagtaccactgttgacccatcccttacaccctaacccacccctaaacctacccataccaccaaacctgtccctacccatatcccaccttaatagaagcaaacgtgttttgcaatacaatatgaccacattaagtacatcatatttattttttaatgtaagtacataatatttAAGGCCACCTAAAAAGTGTgaccaaatattttaaattatataatttgtatactgtatgttggctatttatgttaggcaatgttatatgcaatccagacagttgtttttttaatagcactataacatctgatttaaaacaaagcactcatgtatgtgaacatgtaatttaccacagtgctggaaaatcttgaaaatgcaccttgaaagtgcttgaaaagtgcttgaattttactttggaaaaggtgtaagaaccctgtgTACAAAATGTTATCTAAAGGGAGAAAATACCTGCTGGGTGATTTAAGGCCTGTTGGGTGGGTGTTGATTCATACCTGCTCTGCTAATATCTGACCCCCCCTCTCTGTCTCTGTGTGGCCTGCGTTTGTTTTAGCTGCTAATGCATGGGTAAGTGTCTCTATGGCAACTGTGACTCTTCCAGAATGCGTGCCATGTACCAGTAGTTGCAGTCGCTGCTGCCTTCACCTTTGAAAGCTCACATTGTTTGAGTTTGGCCNNNNNNNNNNNNNNNNNNNNNNNNNNNNNNNNNNNNNNNNNNNNNNNNNNNNNNNNNNNNNNNNNNNNNNNNNNNNNNNNNNNNNNNNNNNNNNNNNNNNNNNNNNNNNNNNNNNNNNNNNNNNNNNNNNNNNNNNNNNNNNNNNNNNNNNNNNNNNNNNNNNNNNNNNNNNNNNNNNNNNNNNNNNNNNNNNNNNNNNNNNNNNNNNNNNNNNNNNNNNNNNNNNNNNNNNNNNNNNNNNNNNNNNNNNNNNNNNNNNNNNNNNNNNNNNNNNNNNNNNNNNNNNNNNNNNNNNNNNNNNNNNNNNNNNNNNNNNNNNNNNNNNNNNNNNNNNNNNNNNNNNNNNNNNNNNNNNNNNNNNNNNNNNNNNNNNNNNNNNNNNNNNNNNNNNNNNNNNNNNNNNNNNNNNNNNNNNNNNNNNNNNNNNNNNNNNNNNNNNNNNNNNNNNNNNNNNNNNNNNNNNNNNNNNNNNNNNNNNNNNNNNNNNNNNNNNNNNNNNNCTTGATTGCTTCCGTGTCATCGAGGACATAGCGGCTTATTGGCTTTAGAGCAAGCTTTCTTACTGAGAGATACATATCTGATGGTTTGTAGGTTTCCTTACAGTCTCTTTGTAGACGTTTTCATTTGCATAGAGATGGAAATAGTGTTACGTTGCTCTAGCAGCTTGCTTTTtctcttttatatttgtatttgttgcAGGGAGCAGCTGGACGATTCTACAGTGACTCGATTGTTTAATCAGTGCATGAACAGTTTGAACATCCTCATTTATCTTATTTGTAAGTTTCTGCCATATCTGTGTGTGCTTCAGTATGCTGACCCCGTGGCTGACCTGCTGGACCAGTGGGGTGTGTTTCGGGCACGACTCTTCCGGGAATCCTGCGTTTTCCATAGAGGGAACTATGTCAAAGATCTAAGTCGGCTCGGGAGAGAGCTCAGGAACGTCATCATCGTGGACAACTCCCCTGCTTCCTACATTTTCCATCCTGAAAATGCTGTGAGTTTTGATTGTCAATgaaagtcttaaagggatagttcaacacaaaatttaaattctgtcattaattattcaccctgaaagaccttcattcatctttggaacacaaattaagatgtttctgttgaaatgcaagagctttctgaccctgcatagacagcaagggtccttccacctttaaaggaacactccactttttttggaaataggctcgttctccaactccccctgagttaataagttgagttttaccattttgaaatccattcagccgttctcctgttctggcgatatcacttttagcatagcttagcatagatcattgaatcctatgagaccaatagcatcgcgttcaaaaatgaccaacgagtttcgatatttgtcctatttaaaactcgactcttctacagttatattgtgtacttataccggcggaaaatgtaaagctgcaattttctaggccaataagtttaggaactacacttccattccggcgtaatagtcaaggaagtttgctgccgtaatatggccgaagcaggcgcagtaataccacgcagcacatgtggaaatgctaacccagctgggaactaatttcaggcgctgtgtgataatactccacctgcttcggctgtgttacggcagcaaacttccttgactattacgccggaatgggagtgtagttcctaaacttatcggcctagaaaattgcagctttacatttcc of Garra rufa chromosome 10, GarRuf1.0, whole genome shotgun sequence contains these proteins:
- the ctdsplb gene encoding CTD (carboxy-terminal domain, RNA polymerase II, polypeptide A) small phosphatase-like b isoform X1 → MDNTSIITQVTNPKEEEILSSNAEKVSLSNSSLKKKRTRSIFSSLFCCLRSYDAEPPATPNNNSSPLPPPVEENGAPPKCDQVEVIPIPSPPEKYLLPEVNINDYGKKCVVIDLDETLVHSSFKPISNADFIVPVEIDGTVHQVYVLKRPHVDEFLQKMGELFECVLFTASLAKYADPVADLLDQWGVFRARLFRESCVFHRGNYVKDLSRLGRELRNVIIVDNSPASYIFHPENAVPVQSWFDDMNDTELLDLLPFFEGLSKEEDVYGVLQNLRGR
- the ctdsplb gene encoding CTD (carboxy-terminal domain, RNA polymerase II, polypeptide A) small phosphatase-like b isoform X2, which translates into the protein MDNTSIITQVTNPKEEEILSSNAEKVSLSNSSLKKKRTRSIFSSLFCCLRSYDAEPPATPNNNSSPLPPPVEENGAPPKPPEKYLLPEVNINDYGKKCVVIDLDETLVHSSFKPISNADFIVPVEIDGTVHQVYVLKRPHVDEFLQKMGELFECVLFTASLAKYADPVADLLDQWGVFRARLFRESCVFHRGNYVKDLSRLGRELRNVIIVDNSPASYIFHPENAVPVQSWFDDMNDTELLDLLPFFEGLSKEEDVYGVLQNLRGR